A genomic segment from Nicotiana tabacum cultivar K326 chromosome 9, ASM71507v2, whole genome shotgun sequence encodes:
- the LOC107781995 gene encoding serine/threonine-protein phosphatase 7 long form homolog isoform X2: MEDQRLTQLHPGSLDHSVLTRQNHHRSKDVWNGEVEKPILCRRSDGNFWNLVHDRPIHRRVLQILIDAGFYGVYRVGRIQLDHAFITSLVERWRPETHTFHLRVGEATITLQDVAILYGLPVEGRPVLGIDSTRKTEEWQNMCDALLGFRPHSYCLFGSRLEISALATYMEQLPLLDDDADEVVVHQRARCYMLWMIGGILFPDTSGNKVKLMYLTLLDDITQIGTYSWGSAVLACLYRALCRATRPKNNELCGFIPLLQVWAWERLKMVHPDRRQAREGAIRFSNDLPGPPHACKWNVQLSWTHTTQYVLPLFRDQLDNLVDEHFVWEPYTLDVMENLPEYCRSGEYFWRAVVPLLCWDVLEMHQPNRVLRQFGMRQFIPVSCNFADNHDMHDRRGRQNTDWAREHARLILVWNDRANQVCEARLADGPIAYDDDYLVWYRRITRQIIGNPSFQFPKGYASLAPVAEVMARQLHMIYQYGIELRQQPSMEVAGRKVMEMCSDGLSAAIEAQRLRVQPMYVPVEQPLVDHAVNPHKRGRAGRRKKRRAIAATNVEERSEMSNTNSDLERDSGAGGSVKGDGNLNVEAELVCAGYQMLLLKIGAYKAGIYLLGDWRVLNDREVDRITEFFKMLDMFKGTTDTGDSMGKVMAENV, encoded by the exons ATGGAGGATCAGAGGTTGACACAGCTACATCCTGGGTCGTTAGACCATAGCGTACTGACAAGACAAAACCATCACAGGTCGAAGGACGTATGGAATGGTGAGGTGGAAAAGCCTATTTTATGTAGACGATCAGATGGTAATTTTTGGAATTTGGTTCATGATCGTCCCATTCATCGACGTGTCCTGCAAATATTAATTGATGCAGGATTTTACGGGGTCTATCGAGTAGGACGTATACAATTAGACCATGCTTTTATTACTTCTCTTGTTGAGAGATGGCGTCCGGAGACGCATACTTTTCACCTAAGAGTTGGGGAAGCCACTATTACGCTACAGGATGTAGCTATTTTGTATGGATTGCCAGTAGAGGGAAGGCCAGTATTGGGCATTGATAGTACAAGAAAGACCGAAGAGTGGCAGAATATGTGCGACGCGTTGCTTGGTTTTAGACCACATAGTTATTGTTTATTTGGTAGTAGGCTTGAGATTAGTGCACTAGCTACATACATGGAGCAATTGCCTTTGCTAGATGATGATGCAGATGAGGTAGTTGTACATCAGAGGGCTAGGTGCTATATGTTATGGATGATCGGGGGTATACTGTTTCCTGACACATCAGGAAACAAGGTTAAGTTAATGTACTTGACGCTGCTCGATGACATCACGCAGATTGGTACGTATAGTTGGGGTAGTGCTGTGTTGGCGTGCTTGTACCGTGCATTGTGTAGAGCTACTCGGCCAAAAAACAATGAGTTATGTGGCTTCATACCACTTCTACAG GTATGGGCATGGGAGAGACTGAAGATGGTTCATCCAGACAGACGTCAGGCAAGAGAGGGTGCTATTAGATTCTCCAATGATCTCCCTGGTCCGCCACATGCATGTAAATGGAACGTTCAGCTTAGTTGGACACATACAACGCAATACGTGTTGCCATTATTTCGGGACCAGCTAGATAACCTTGTTGATGAACAT TTTGTTTGGGAGCCGTATACTCTAGATGTGATGGAGAATCTTCCCGAGTATTGTCGATCAGGAGAGTACTTTTGGCGTGCTGTGGTGCCGCTCCTATGTTGGGACGTGTTGGAGATGCATCAGCCCAACAGGGTCCTCAGACAATTCGGAATGCGTCAATTCATACCTGTTTCCTGCAATTTTGCGGACAATCACGACATGCATGATCGTCGTGGCCGACAAAACACAGATTGGGCTAGAGAACATGCGAGGCTCATACTTGTCTGGAATGATCGTGCTAACCAAGTTTGTGAAGCCCGGCTAGCAGATGGACCCATTGCGTATGATGATGATTACCTTGTCTGGTATCGTCGGATTACTCGACAGATTATCGGAAATCCCAGTTTCCAATTTCCAAAAGGGTATGCATCCCTTGCACCAGTGGCCGAGGTTATG GCGCGTCAGTTGcatatgatatatcaatatggGATTGAATTGCGACAACAACCATCAATGGAGGTTGCTGGAAGGAAAGTCATGGAGATGTGCAGTGATGGTTTGTCAGCAGCGATCGAGGCTCAGAGGCTTCGTGTTCAGCCAATGTATGTTCCAGTTGAGCAGCCTTTAGTTGATCATGCTGTTAATCCACATAAACGTGGAAGGGCAGGGAGACGCAAAAAGAGACGTGCGATAGCAGCAACTAATGTTGAAGAAAGGTCTGAAATGTCTAATACAAATTCGGATTTGGAGCGCGATAGTGGTGCAGGTGGTTCTGTTAAGGGTGATGGAAATTTAAATGTTGAAGCTGAGCTTG TTTGTGCAGGATACCAGATGCTTTTATTGAAGATTGGAGCTTACAAGGCTGGAATATACCTTTTAGGCGACTGGCGAGTGCTGAATGATCGGGAGGTGGATAGAATTACTGAGTTCTTCAAGATGCTGGACATGTTCAAAGGCACAACTGACACTGGAGATTCCATGGGGAAGGTAATGGCAGAAAATGTTTAA
- the LOC107781995 gene encoding serine/threonine-protein phosphatase 7 long form homolog isoform X1 has protein sequence MEDQRLTQLHPGSLDHSVLTRQNHHRSKDVWNGEVEKPILCRRSDGNFWNLVHDRPIHRRVLQILIDAGFYGVYRVGRIQLDHAFITSLVERWRPETHTFHLRVGEATITLQDVAILYGLPVEGRPVLGIDSTRKTEEWQNMCDALLGFRPHSYCLFGSRLEISALATYMEQLPLLDDDADEVVVHQRARCYMLWMIGGILFPDTSGNKVKLMYLTLLDDITQIGTYSWGSAVLACLYRALCRATRPKNNELCGFIPLLQVWAWERLKMVHPDRRQAREGAIRFSNDLPGPPHACKWNVQLSWTHTTQYVLPLFRDQLDNLVDEHFVWEPYTLDVMENLPEYCRSGEYFWRAVVPLLCWDVLEMHQPNRVLRQFGMRQFIPVSCNFADNHDMHDRRGRQNTDWAREHARLILVWNDRANQVCEARLADGPIAYDDDYLVWYRRITRQIIGNPSFQFPKGYASLAPVAEVMARQLHMIYQYGIELRQQPSMEVAGRKVMEMCSDGLSAAIEAQRLRVQPMYVPVEQPLVDHAVNPHKRGRAGRRKKRRAIAATNVEERSEMSNTNSDLERDSGAGGSVKGDGNLNVEAELGMDSSQFAEPRFDMACSSTQFRDGNGDGSELHNVDIQLVLYQTPPSQQFDMNNFGDGFDDDDVHHSPARPDRQVNYDNTPSQMTLEASYVTTIGSVDDKPMEQAIPSRGRGRARFYKRRVNNNVDAPRRQNPAHPIAPLRCYKP, from the exons ATGGAGGATCAGAGGTTGACACAGCTACATCCTGGGTCGTTAGACCATAGCGTACTGACAAGACAAAACCATCACAGGTCGAAGGACGTATGGAATGGTGAGGTGGAAAAGCCTATTTTATGTAGACGATCAGATGGTAATTTTTGGAATTTGGTTCATGATCGTCCCATTCATCGACGTGTCCTGCAAATATTAATTGATGCAGGATTTTACGGGGTCTATCGAGTAGGACGTATACAATTAGACCATGCTTTTATTACTTCTCTTGTTGAGAGATGGCGTCCGGAGACGCATACTTTTCACCTAAGAGTTGGGGAAGCCACTATTACGCTACAGGATGTAGCTATTTTGTATGGATTGCCAGTAGAGGGAAGGCCAGTATTGGGCATTGATAGTACAAGAAAGACCGAAGAGTGGCAGAATATGTGCGACGCGTTGCTTGGTTTTAGACCACATAGTTATTGTTTATTTGGTAGTAGGCTTGAGATTAGTGCACTAGCTACATACATGGAGCAATTGCCTTTGCTAGATGATGATGCAGATGAGGTAGTTGTACATCAGAGGGCTAGGTGCTATATGTTATGGATGATCGGGGGTATACTGTTTCCTGACACATCAGGAAACAAGGTTAAGTTAATGTACTTGACGCTGCTCGATGACATCACGCAGATTGGTACGTATAGTTGGGGTAGTGCTGTGTTGGCGTGCTTGTACCGTGCATTGTGTAGAGCTACTCGGCCAAAAAACAATGAGTTATGTGGCTTCATACCACTTCTACAG GTATGGGCATGGGAGAGACTGAAGATGGTTCATCCAGACAGACGTCAGGCAAGAGAGGGTGCTATTAGATTCTCCAATGATCTCCCTGGTCCGCCACATGCATGTAAATGGAACGTTCAGCTTAGTTGGACACATACAACGCAATACGTGTTGCCATTATTTCGGGACCAGCTAGATAACCTTGTTGATGAACAT TTTGTTTGGGAGCCGTATACTCTAGATGTGATGGAGAATCTTCCCGAGTATTGTCGATCAGGAGAGTACTTTTGGCGTGCTGTGGTGCCGCTCCTATGTTGGGACGTGTTGGAGATGCATCAGCCCAACAGGGTCCTCAGACAATTCGGAATGCGTCAATTCATACCTGTTTCCTGCAATTTTGCGGACAATCACGACATGCATGATCGTCGTGGCCGACAAAACACAGATTGGGCTAGAGAACATGCGAGGCTCATACTTGTCTGGAATGATCGTGCTAACCAAGTTTGTGAAGCCCGGCTAGCAGATGGACCCATTGCGTATGATGATGATTACCTTGTCTGGTATCGTCGGATTACTCGACAGATTATCGGAAATCCCAGTTTCCAATTTCCAAAAGGGTATGCATCCCTTGCACCAGTGGCCGAGGTTATG GCGCGTCAGTTGcatatgatatatcaatatggGATTGAATTGCGACAACAACCATCAATGGAGGTTGCTGGAAGGAAAGTCATGGAGATGTGCAGTGATGGTTTGTCAGCAGCGATCGAGGCTCAGAGGCTTCGTGTTCAGCCAATGTATGTTCCAGTTGAGCAGCCTTTAGTTGATCATGCTGTTAATCCACATAAACGTGGAAGGGCAGGGAGACGCAAAAAGAGACGTGCGATAGCAGCAACTAATGTTGAAGAAAGGTCTGAAATGTCTAATACAAATTCGGATTTGGAGCGCGATAGTGGTGCAGGTGGTTCTGTTAAGGGTGATGGAAATTTAAATGTTGAAGCTGAGCTTGGTATGGATTCATCACAGTTTGCAGAGCCCCGTTTTGATATGGCATGTAGTTCAACACAATTTAGAGATGGGAATGGGGATGGTTCTGAATTGCATAATGTTGACATTCAACTTGTACTTTATCAGACCCCACCCTCTCAGCAGTTTGATATGAATAATTTCGGAGACGGGTTTGATGATGACGACGTACACCACTCCCCTGCCCGTCCTGATCGACAGGTTAACTATGATAATACCCCTAGCCAGATGACTTTAGAGGCCTCTTATGTTACAACTATTGGTTCTGTGGATGATAAGCCTATGGAGCAAGCAATTCCAAGCCGAGGAAGAGGGCGAGCGAGATTTTACAAACGTCGTGTTAATAACAATGTAGATGCACCGCGGCGACAAAATCCTGCACACCCTATAGCGCCACTACGTTGCTATAAACCCTAA
- the LOC107781995 gene encoding serine/threonine-protein phosphatase 7 long form homolog isoform X3, with protein sequence MEDQRLTQLHPGSLDHSVLTRQNHHRSKDVWNGEVEKPILCRRSDGNFWNLVHDRPIHRRVLQILIDAGFYGVYRVGRIQLDHAFITSLVERWRPETHTFHLRVGEATITLQDVAILYGLPVEGRPVLGIDSTRKTEEWQNMCDALLGFRPHSYCLFGSRLEISALATYMEQLPLLDDDADEVVVHQRARCYMLWMIGGILFPDTSGNKVKLMYLTLLDDITQIGTYSWGSAVLACLYRALCRATRPKNNELCGFIPLLQVWAWERLKMVHPDRRQAREGAIRFSNDLPGPPHACKWNVQLSWTHTTQYVLPLFRDQLDNLVDEHFVWEPYTLDVMENLPEYCRSGEYFWRAVVPLLCWDVLEMHQPNRVLRQFGMRQFIPVSCNFADNHDMHDRRGRQNTDWAREHARLILVWNDRANQVCEARLADGPIAYDDDYLVWYRRITRQIIGNPSFQFPKGYASLAPVAEVMARQLHMIYQYGIELRQQPSMEVAGRKVMEMCSDGLSAAIEAQRLRVQPMYVPVEQPLVDHAVNPHKRGRAGRRKKRRAIAATNVEERSEMSNTNSDLERDSGAGGSVKGDGNLNVEAELGYQMLLLKIGAYKAGIYLLGDWRVLNDREVDRITEFFKMLDMFKGTTDTGDSMGKVMAENV encoded by the exons ATGGAGGATCAGAGGTTGACACAGCTACATCCTGGGTCGTTAGACCATAGCGTACTGACAAGACAAAACCATCACAGGTCGAAGGACGTATGGAATGGTGAGGTGGAAAAGCCTATTTTATGTAGACGATCAGATGGTAATTTTTGGAATTTGGTTCATGATCGTCCCATTCATCGACGTGTCCTGCAAATATTAATTGATGCAGGATTTTACGGGGTCTATCGAGTAGGACGTATACAATTAGACCATGCTTTTATTACTTCTCTTGTTGAGAGATGGCGTCCGGAGACGCATACTTTTCACCTAAGAGTTGGGGAAGCCACTATTACGCTACAGGATGTAGCTATTTTGTATGGATTGCCAGTAGAGGGAAGGCCAGTATTGGGCATTGATAGTACAAGAAAGACCGAAGAGTGGCAGAATATGTGCGACGCGTTGCTTGGTTTTAGACCACATAGTTATTGTTTATTTGGTAGTAGGCTTGAGATTAGTGCACTAGCTACATACATGGAGCAATTGCCTTTGCTAGATGATGATGCAGATGAGGTAGTTGTACATCAGAGGGCTAGGTGCTATATGTTATGGATGATCGGGGGTATACTGTTTCCTGACACATCAGGAAACAAGGTTAAGTTAATGTACTTGACGCTGCTCGATGACATCACGCAGATTGGTACGTATAGTTGGGGTAGTGCTGTGTTGGCGTGCTTGTACCGTGCATTGTGTAGAGCTACTCGGCCAAAAAACAATGAGTTATGTGGCTTCATACCACTTCTACAG GTATGGGCATGGGAGAGACTGAAGATGGTTCATCCAGACAGACGTCAGGCAAGAGAGGGTGCTATTAGATTCTCCAATGATCTCCCTGGTCCGCCACATGCATGTAAATGGAACGTTCAGCTTAGTTGGACACATACAACGCAATACGTGTTGCCATTATTTCGGGACCAGCTAGATAACCTTGTTGATGAACAT TTTGTTTGGGAGCCGTATACTCTAGATGTGATGGAGAATCTTCCCGAGTATTGTCGATCAGGAGAGTACTTTTGGCGTGCTGTGGTGCCGCTCCTATGTTGGGACGTGTTGGAGATGCATCAGCCCAACAGGGTCCTCAGACAATTCGGAATGCGTCAATTCATACCTGTTTCCTGCAATTTTGCGGACAATCACGACATGCATGATCGTCGTGGCCGACAAAACACAGATTGGGCTAGAGAACATGCGAGGCTCATACTTGTCTGGAATGATCGTGCTAACCAAGTTTGTGAAGCCCGGCTAGCAGATGGACCCATTGCGTATGATGATGATTACCTTGTCTGGTATCGTCGGATTACTCGACAGATTATCGGAAATCCCAGTTTCCAATTTCCAAAAGGGTATGCATCCCTTGCACCAGTGGCCGAGGTTATG GCGCGTCAGTTGcatatgatatatcaatatggGATTGAATTGCGACAACAACCATCAATGGAGGTTGCTGGAAGGAAAGTCATGGAGATGTGCAGTGATGGTTTGTCAGCAGCGATCGAGGCTCAGAGGCTTCGTGTTCAGCCAATGTATGTTCCAGTTGAGCAGCCTTTAGTTGATCATGCTGTTAATCCACATAAACGTGGAAGGGCAGGGAGACGCAAAAAGAGACGTGCGATAGCAGCAACTAATGTTGAAGAAAGGTCTGAAATGTCTAATACAAATTCGGATTTGGAGCGCGATAGTGGTGCAGGTGGTTCTGTTAAGGGTGATGGAAATTTAAATGTTGAAGCTGAGCTTG GATACCAGATGCTTTTATTGAAGATTGGAGCTTACAAGGCTGGAATATACCTTTTAGGCGACTGGCGAGTGCTGAATGATCGGGAGGTGGATAGAATTACTGAGTTCTTCAAGATGCTGGACATGTTCAAAGGCACAACTGACACTGGAGATTCCATGGGGAAGGTAATGGCAGAAAATGTTTAA
- the LOC107781996 gene encoding putative late blight resistance protein homolog R1A-3: protein MSEIERRFLDTFLYWATQKGRIKDGRLRGHGMQVGDTVSGPRADLSSAEVKEGYEFLLSLDPGRWPLPNLCSPLFQKFIDYILQNVKDLFKKKKELNKFDLLKKEFQVLEESLKYLKTFLRFIKDASVELEKSRILFNHMEVVTRNAAYICYLCFVEEMDEDLASCLILKISNVLQEIKPIEPQVAKIYTGALRCLVKSQNQYNQDVIKLVEDSVHFLLKDHSKLLNSEACSLMLPPMKDQAESICQASKQLLTLLIYPPEDPYVDQGKLSDILTHVEGLIAEVASVAYSFSVDKAAEVNLVFSDLLKKIEVVMKDLNDRILKSPLSSKYNFPKTDGLGFIDSLLRYLKELLQNGKCDSAVKDLIAEAQEELSILRSLLEKFVKQQHAFEEVKKRDLWTKVISLAYQAERIIDCLVMGDYPVWYQHLLCKTTIEIKLVNDQLAEFHVQEVEVLIGEEAPDLVPQEVEITPGYDEVVVGFDEEAKSLIKQLVGGPKKLDFVSIVGMPGLGKTTLAKKVYHDETIRHHFDVYAMCCLSQTYDRRKLLLEILNQVRGPSQQNEKDPVVALRRFLMGKRYLLYIDDVWSINAWEEFQGCFPVNENGSRILLTSRLSDVASDINPARPPLQLRFLSTEESWELLQIKLFNKPTCPSELCEVGEEIARECQGLPLLVILVAGVLTKKEKNKENWRKIAESINSDTDISEKCLDIIELSYRHLPDHLKPCLLYFASFREDEEIPISNLAWLWTIEGFIPNREKKSVELVAESLLNDLIGRSLVMVNKKRSTGGVRSCHIHDMLHDFCATKAKEEKFMQITSTENKDLTSSFYEHRRLCIHHSLYWAGRIGNLQVRSVFFKPPKSGCQEFFDLENFKLLKVLQMECPVSDSSFQRSKELILLKYLGIKGYIESMPLWIANLSNLEVLLVITVGSGTILPMAIWNMPRLKHVHVQPVASFDGRIPRKSTNLCCLETLATVSLTNKLADYMIKKATRLRKLKCHCKEPLKLKLDALPLETLSVNGKILKFSMPETLTKLTLSDVSLPQTEMSNIGRLPNLVVLKLEHRAFQEGKWDVEDEEFPSLKVLKLRSLKITEWNASDESLQNLERLLVESCFHLQEIPSAIGEISSIKMIEVKRCGESLEKSVRQIQEEQKEEYDKEIKVIIYHLDSSA from the coding sequence ATGTCTGAAATAGAGAGGAGATTTCTTGATACATTTTTGTATTGGGCAACTCAAAAAGGGAGGATTAAGGATGGGAGGTTGAGAGGACATGGAATGCAAGTTGGAGATACTGTTTCAGGTCCAAGGGCAGACTTATCTTCTGCTGAAGTCAAAGAAGGTTATGAGTTTCTCCTTTCACTGGATCCAGGAAGGTGGCCTTTACCAAATTTATGCAGTCCATTGTTTCAGAAGTTCATTGACTACATCCTTCAGAATGTGAAGGatcttttcaaaaaaaagaaagagttgAACAAGTTTGATCTTCTAAAGAAAGAGTTTCAAGTCCTTGAAGAAAGTCTAAAGTATCTGAAAACCTTCCTCAGATTCATAAAAGATGCAAGTGTGGAACTAGAGAAATCCAGAATTCTCTTTAATCATATGGAGGTTGTCACTCGGAATGCTGCTTACATCTGTTACCTATGTTTTGTGGAAGAAATGGATGAAGACCTGGCATCTTGCTTGATTCTTAAGATCTCAAACGTTTTGCAAGAGATCAAGCCCATTGAGCCCCAAGTCGCGAAAATATATACAGGGGCTCTAAGATGTTTGGTTAAGTCACAAAATCAGTACAACCAGGATGTGATAAAACTTGTTGAAGATTCCGTTCATTTTCTCTTGAAGGACCATTCAAAGTTATTAAATAGTGAAGCATGTTCTTTGATGCTTCCTCCTATGAAGGATCAAGCCGAAAGCATTTGCCAGGCATCAAAGCAATTGCTAACATTGCTTATTTATCCACCTGAAGATCCATATGTTGACCAGGGAAAATTGAGTGATATACTCACTCACGTTGAAGGTCTTATTGCTGAGGTAGCTTCTGTTGCTTACTCTTTCTCTGTTGACAAAGCAGCAGAAGTTAACTTGGTATTCTCTGACTTATTGAAAAAGATTGAAGTTGTCATGAAAGACCTAAATGACAGGATTCTGAAATCTCCACTGTCATCAAAATATAATTTCCCCaagacagatggactaggctttaTTGACTCCCTCTTACGCTATCTGAAAGAGCTGCTGCAAAATGGAAAGTGTGATTCTGCTGTCAAGGATCTTATTGCAGAAGCTCAGGAGGAGTTATCTATCTTAAGATCCTTGTTGGAGAAATTTGTGAAGCAACAGCATGCCTTTGAGGAGGTGAAGAAACGTGATCTTTGGACAAAAGTGATATCTCTAGCATACCAGGCAGAACGCATAATTGATTGCCTGGTTATGGGAGATTATCCTGTTTGGTATCAGCATTTGTTATGTAAGACCACAATAGAAATTAAGCTTGTCAATGATCAATTAGCAGAGTTCCATGTGCAAGAAGTTGAAGTCCTTATCGGAGAAGAAGCACCAGATCTTGTCCCACAAGAAGTTGAGATAACTCCAGGATATGATGAGGTAGTGGTAGGTTTTGATGAAGAGGCAAAGTCACTTATAAAGCAGCTCGTTGGAGGACCAAAGAAATTAGATTTTGTGTCTATTGTAGGGATGCCTGGTCTTGGAAAGACTACACTTGCAAAGAAAGTTTATCATGATGAAACCATAAGGCATCATTTCGACGTCTATGCTATGTGTTGTCTTTCCCAAACATATGACCGGAGAAAGTTGTTGCTGGAAATTTTGAATCAAGTCCGAGGTCCCAGTCAACAGAATGAGAAAGATCCAGTAGTTGCTCTGCGAAGATTTTTAATGGGAAAGAGGTACCTTCTCTACATTGATGACGTATGGAGTATTAACGCATGGGAAGAGTTCCAGGGATGTTTTCCAGTTAATGAAAATGGAAGCAGGATTTTATTAACCAGCCGACTCAGTGATGTGGCTTCAGATATTAACCCTGCTAGACCACCTCTTCAACTTCGTTTTCTTTCTACAGAAGAAAGTTGGGAACTCTTGCAAATTAAGTTATTCAACAAACCAACTTGCCCATCAGAACTATGTGAAGTAGGAGAAGAAATTGCAAGAGAGTGTCAAGGACTACCTCTCCTGGTGATTTTGGTAGCTGGTGTTTTGacaaagaaagagaaaaacaagGAAAATTGGAGAAAAATTGCAGAAAGTATAAATTCAGATACTGATATTAGTGAAAAGTGCCTTGATATAATAGAATTGAGCTACAGGCACTTGCCAGATCACCTCAAGCCCTGCCTTCTCTATTTTGCATCATTTCgtgaggatgaagaaattccaATCTCAAACTTGGCGTGGTTGTGGACTATTGAGGGATTTATTCCAAATAGAGAGAAAAAGAGTGTAGAGCTCGTTGCAGAAAGTTTACTGAATGATCTCATCGGTAGAAGCTTGGTAATGGTTAACAAGAAAAGGTCTACCGGAGGAGTCAGATCATGTCACATTCATGATATGCTACACGATTTTTGTGCAACAAAAGCTAAGGAAGAGAAGTTTATGCAGATAACAAGTACTGAGAACAAAGATTTGACTAGTTCCTTTTATGAGCACCGGAGGCTGTGCATTCATCATAGCCTTTATTGGGCAGGGAGGATCGGAAACCTGCAAGTTCGTTCTGTATTCTTCAAACCCCCGAAATCTGGCTGCCAAGAATTTTTTGATCTcgaaaacttcaaacttctaaaaGTTCTGCAAATGGAATGTCCTGTGTCAGACAGTTCATTCCAGAGATCAAAAGAGCTTATTCTTTTGAAGTACTTAGGAATCAAAGGCTATATAGAATCTATGCCATTATGGATAGCAAACCTTTCAAACCTTGAAGTTTTGCTTGTAATAACAGTGGGCAGCGGTACAATATTGCCGATGGCCATCTGGAATATGCCAAGGTTAAAGCATGTGCATGTACAACCTGTTGCATCTTTTGATGGACGCATTCCTCGCAAATCGACAAACTTATGTTGCTTAGAGACCCTGGCCACTGTGTCTCTCACTAATAAGCTAGCAGACTACATGATCAAGAAGGCGACCAGACTGCGAAAGCTCAAGTGCCACTGTAAAGAGCCTTTGAAACTCAAATTAGATGCTCTTCCACTTGAAACACTTAGTGTGAATGGTAAGATCTTGAAATTCAGCATGCCCGAGACGCTGACAAAGCTAACTTTATCTGATGTTTCGTTGCCACAAACTGAAATGTCTAATATCGGGAGATTACCAAATTTAGTGGTTCTCAAGTTGGAGCATAGAGCATTTCAGGAAGGAAAATGGGACGTTGAAGATGAAGAGTTTCCGAGCCTTAAGGTTCTTAAATTGAGGTCCCTCAAAATTACAGAATGGAATGCCTCAGATGAGTCCTTGCAAAACCTCGAACGGCTTCTGGTAGAAAGTTGCTTCCATCTTCAAGAAATCCCTTCTGCTATTGGAGAAATATCAAGTATAAAGATGATTGAAGTGAAACGGTGTGGTGAGTCTCTTGAAAAATCAGTCAGGCAAATTCAGGAAGAGCAAAAGGAAGAATATGACAAGGAGATCAAGGTCATTATTTATCACTTAGATTCCTCAGCCTGA